Proteins encoded in a region of the Eulemur rufifrons isolate Redbay chromosome 15, OSU_ERuf_1, whole genome shotgun sequence genome:
- the ARG1 gene encoding arginase-1 isoform X2, with product MSSKSRAIGIIGAPFSKGQPRGGVEEGPRALRKAGLLEKLKEQECDVKDYGDLTFDDVPNDSPFGIVKNPRTVGKATEQLASKVTEVKRNGSISLVLGGDHSYIIKTLGIKYFSMTEVDKLGIGKVMEETLSYLLGRKKRPIHLSFDVDGLDPSFTPATGTPVMGGLSYREGLYITEEIYKTGLLSGLDIMEVNPSLGKTPEETTRTVNTAVAITLACFGVAREGNHKPVDYLNPPK from the exons ATGAGTTCCAAGTCCAGAGCCATAGGGATTATCGGAGCTCCCTTCTCAAAGGGTCAG CCACGAGGAGGGGTGGAAGAAGGCCCTAGAGCACTGAGAAAGGCTGGTCTGCTTGAGAAACTTAAAGAACAAG aGTGTGATGTGAAAGATTATGGGGACCTGACTTTTGATGACGTCCCTAATGACAGTCCTTTTGGAATTGTGAAGAATCCAAGGACTGTGGGGAAAGCGACCGAGCAGCTGGCCAGCAAGGTGACAGAAGTCAAAAGGAACGGAAGCATCAGCCTGGTGCTGGGCGGAGACCACAG CTACATTATAAAAACACTGGGTATCAAATACTTTTCAATGACTGAAGTGGATAAACTGGGAATTGGCAAGGTGATGGAAGAAACACTCAGCTATCTACTAGGAAG aaagaaaaggccaATTCACCTGAGTTTTGATGTTGATGGACTGGACCCATCTTTCACACCAGCTACTGGCACACCAGTCATGGGAGGTCTGTCTTACAGAGAAGGTCTCTATATCACAGAAGAAATTTACAAAACGG GACTACTCTCAGGATTAGATATAATGGAAGTGAACCCATCTCTGGGGAAGACACCAGAAGAAACAACTCGAACAGTGAACACAGCAGTGGCAATAACCTTGGCTTGTTTTGGAGTTGCTCGAGAGGGTAATCACAAGCCTGTTGACTACCTTAATCCACCCAAGTAA
- the ARG1 gene encoding arginase-1 isoform X1, with amino-acid sequence MSSKSRAIGIIGAPFSKGQPRGGVEEGPRALRKAGLLEKLKEQECDVKDYGDLTFDDVPNDSPFGIVKNPRTVGKATEQLASKVTEVKRNGSISLVLGGDHSLAIGSIAGHARVYPDLGVIWVDAHTDINTPLTTTSGNLHGQPVSFLLKELKEKIPDVPGFSWVTPCISAKDIVYIGLRDVDPGEHYIIKTLGIKYFSMTEVDKLGIGKVMEETLSYLLGRKKRPIHLSFDVDGLDPSFTPATGTPVMGGLSYREGLYITEEIYKTGLLSGLDIMEVNPSLGKTPEETTRTVNTAVAITLACFGVAREGNHKPVDYLNPPK; translated from the exons ATGAGTTCCAAGTCCAGAGCCATAGGGATTATCGGAGCTCCCTTCTCAAAGGGTCAG CCACGAGGAGGGGTGGAAGAAGGCCCTAGAGCACTGAGAAAGGCTGGTCTGCTTGAGAAACTTAAAGAACAAG aGTGTGATGTGAAAGATTATGGGGACCTGACTTTTGATGACGTCCCTAATGACAGTCCTTTTGGAATTGTGAAGAATCCAAGGACTGTGGGGAAAGCGACCGAGCAGCTGGCCAGCAAGGTGACAGAAGTCAAAAGGAACGGAAGCATCAGCCTGGTGCTGGGCGGAGACCACAG ttTGGCGATCGGAAGCATCGCTGGCCATGCCAGGGTCTACCCTGATCTTGGAGTCATTTGGGTGGATGCTCACACTGACATCAACACTCCACTGACGACCACAAGTGGAAACTTGCATGGACAGCCTGTGTCTTTCCTCTTGAAGGAactaaaagaaaag ATCCCTGATGTGCCAGGATTCTCCTGGGTGACTCCCTGCATATCTGCCAAGGATATTGTGTATATTGGCTTGAGAGACGTGGACCCTGGGGAACA CTACATTATAAAAACACTGGGTATCAAATACTTTTCAATGACTGAAGTGGATAAACTGGGAATTGGCAAGGTGATGGAAGAAACACTCAGCTATCTACTAGGAAG aaagaaaaggccaATTCACCTGAGTTTTGATGTTGATGGACTGGACCCATCTTTCACACCAGCTACTGGCACACCAGTCATGGGAGGTCTGTCTTACAGAGAAGGTCTCTATATCACAGAAGAAATTTACAAAACGG GACTACTCTCAGGATTAGATATAATGGAAGTGAACCCATCTCTGGGGAAGACACCAGAAGAAACAACTCGAACAGTGAACACAGCAGTGGCAATAACCTTGGCTTGTTTTGGAGTTGCTCGAGAGGGTAATCACAAGCCTGTTGACTACCTTAATCCACCCAAGTAA